One Echeneis naucrates chromosome 1, fEcheNa1.1, whole genome shotgun sequence DNA segment encodes these proteins:
- the LOC115048744 gene encoding uncharacterized protein LOC115048744 yields the protein MLLLWWTLLSTCLTPSAGDFLHRESGENVTLLCSFENDFGDIDRITGLYLHHRLRWEEEVLYYYPATDKFTPRKGYQRRIHREGSLKNFTITIRNLTVEDSGSYQCVYKQSNKAVNRNVYILVVTGEAQRSTSEIKPQCHACDKCPHVPLVWIIAAACSIGIIGIIAITFLVVLISTKVKHWCSRKKPTIIDNTYEVMTKCTAAVP from the exons GAGACTTTCTGCATAGAGAGTCTGGGGAGAACGTCACCTTGCTGTGCTCCTTCGAAAATGACTTTGGAGACATTGACCGGATTACTGGGCTGTATTTGCATCATCGCTTACGGTGGGAGGAAGAAGTGCTTTACTATTACCCTGCAACAGATAAATTCACTCCACGTAAAGGATACCAAAGGAGGATTCACAGGGAAGGATCTCTAAAGAACTTCACCATCACCATCCGTAATCTGACTGTAGAAGACTCTGGTTCCTACCAATGTGTCTACAAACAGTCCAACAAAGCTGTCAACCGTAACGTCTACATACTTGTTGTAACag GAGAGGCACAGCGTTCCACATCAGAAATAAAGCCCCAATGTCATGCGTGTGACAAATGTCCTCATGTGCCTCTGGTGTGGATCATTGCTGCGGCCTGCTCAATCGGCATAATCGGCATAATTGCAATCACGTTCCTCGTTGTTCTGATCAGCACAAAG GTGAAACACtggtgcagcagaaaaaaaccgACCATCATTGACAACACGTATGAAGTTATGACCAAGTGTACTGCAGCAGTTCCATAG